The proteins below are encoded in one region of Triticum aestivum cultivar Chinese Spring chromosome 1B, IWGSC CS RefSeq v2.1, whole genome shotgun sequence:
- the LOC123105251 gene encoding actin-depolymerizing factor 7, translating into MANAASGMAVDDECKLKFLELKAKRTHRFIIYKIDDKKKMVVVEKVGEPALNYEDFAASLPTNECRYAIFDYDFVTEENCQKSKIFFVAWSPDTARVRSKMIYASSKERFKRELDGIQVELQATDPTEVGFDVIQGRAN; encoded by the exons ATG GCGAACGCGGCATCGGGCATGGCTGTGGACGACGAATGCAAGCTCAAGTTCCTGGAGCTGAAGGCGAAGCGAACCCACCGCTTCATCATCTACAAGATAGACGACAAGAAGAAGATGGTTGTTGTGGAGAAAGTCGGTGAGCCTGCCCTGAACTATGAGGACTTTGCTGCCAGCCTCCCCACCAATGAATGCAGATACGCGATATTCGACTATGACTTTGTCACCGAGGAGAACTGCCAAAAGAGCAAGATATTCTTCGTCGCATG GTCTCCTGACACCGCACGCGTGAGGAGCAAGATGATCTACGCAAGCTCCAAGGAGAGGTTCAAGAGGGAGCTCGACGGCATCCAGGTGGAGCTGCAGGCGACAGACCCGACCGAGGTCGGCTTCGATGTCATCCAAGGCCGTGCCAACTGA
- the LOC123105244 gene encoding uncharacterized protein gives MDGQSCDLGSVPAVASHGTGTSSVVAGGADISPGKQSALDGASRQGEDADCSSEAGMCAGFSKSASSGMKKDLQKCATFPSSAVEAEQDDSCCAADDDALPKDAHTYQRSVSLPSTVKLIPAIKGSRQKNGIPLPAEDRHIKWAADVYDPPVSSVSHSVNNGYQRRPKPRKKDKSKQKEKRKARNKKKTNNAAQNPAVLQTPGLEDLGTSIGSEAPADPGKLETEMLDYGISSQEAKCGSSFLLETAAKMHFSTAEAS, from the exons ATGGATGGTCAATCCTGTGATCTTGGGAGTGTGCCAGCAGTGGCATCTCATGGTACGGGTACCTCTTCCGTTGTCGCCGGAGGCGCCGACATTTCTCCAGGGAAACAGTCTGCCCTGGATGGAGCTTCGCGGCAGGGGGAGGATGCCGATTGTTCATCGGAGGCTGGAATGTGTGCGGGTTTCTCCAAGTCGGCCAGCTCAGGGATGAAGAAAGATCTCCAGAAGTGCGCAACGTTTCCGTCATCTGCCGTCGAGGCAGAACAGGACGACTCATGTTGTGCCGCCGATGACGATGCGCTGCCGAAGGATGCGCACACTTACCAGCGCTCtgtttccttgcct TCAACTGTGAAGCTCATCCCTGCTATCAAAGGAAGCCGCCAAAAGAATGGGATTCCTTTACCAGCAGAGGATCGCCACATCAAATGGGCGGCCGACGTGTATGACCCCCCTGTTTCATCCGTTTCTCATTCTGTGAACAACGGTTACCAGCGGCGGCCCAAGCCCCGTAAGAAGGACAAGAGCAAACAGAAAGAGAAGCGGAAGGCCAGGAACAAGAAAAAAACCAATAATGCTGCCCAGAATCCGGCTGTGCTCCAGACTCCCGG ACTGGAAGACCTTGGCACCTCCATTGGTAGTGAGGCCCCAGCTGATCCTGGCAAGCTTGAGACCGAGATGTTGGACTATGGCATCAGCAGCCAAGAGGCCAAATGCGGAAGCAGCTTCCTGCTCGAGACGGCTGCTAAGATGCATTTCTCCACCGCTGAGGCCTCCTGA
- the LOC123085598 gene encoding chalcone synthase 2-like: MAPVETTAVTVEEVMRAPRAEGPATVLAIGTATPHNCVSQADYADYYFRVTKSEHLVDLKKKFKRMCDNSMIRKRYMHLTEDIIQENPNIGSFMAPSLDARQDILVAEIPKLGKAAAQKAIKEWGQPKCKITHLVFCTTSGVDMPGADYQLVKLLGLRPSVRRVMLYQQGCYAGGTVLRVAKDLAENNRGARVLVVCSEIIAMCFRGPSEAHIDSLIGQALFGDGAAAVIVGADPDVPMERPLFQLVSASQTIVPGTDGFIEGQLRELGLTFQLHKDVPLAISKNIESALVAAFAPLGINDWNSIFWVAHPGGPTILDMVEAEANLDKKRMHATRHVLSEYGNMSSACVLFILDEMRKRSAEEGQTTTGEGLEWGVLFGFGPGLTIETVVLHNVPITAP, translated from the exons ATGGCGCCGGTGGAGACGACGGCGGTGACGGTGGAGGAGGTGATGAGGGCGCCGCGGGCGGAGGGCCCGGCGACGGTGCTGGCCATCGGCACGGCAACGCCACACAACTGCGTGTCCCAGGCGGACTACGCGGACTACTACTTCCGCGTCACCAAGAGCGAGCACCTCGTCGACCTCAAGAAGAAGTTCAAGCGCATGT GCGATAACTCGATGATCCGGAAGAGGTACATGCACCTGACCGAAGATATCATCCAGGAGAACCCAAACATTGGCTCGTTCATGGCGCCGTCGTTGGACGCGCGCCAGGACATCCTGGTCGCCGAGATCCCGAAGCtcgggaaggcggcggcgcagaAGGCGATCAAGGAGTGGGGCCAGCCAAAGTGCAAGATCACCCACCTCGTGTTCTGCACCACCTCCGGCGTGGACATGCCGGGCGCCGACTACCAGCTGGTGAAGCTGCTTGGCCTCCGGCCGTCGGTGAGGCGCGTCATGCTGTACCAGCAGGGCTGCTACGCGGGAGGCACGGTGCTGCGCGTGGCCAAGGACCTCGCGGAGAACAACCGCGGCGCGCGCGTCCTCGTCGTCTGCTCGGAGATCATCGCCATGTGCTTCCGTGGGCCCTCGGAGGCCCACATTGACTCGCTGATCGGCCAGGCGCTCTTCGGAGACGGAGCCGCCGCGGTGATCGTCGGCGCCGACCCCGACGTCCCCATGGAGCGGCCGTTGTTCCAGCTGGTGTCGGCTAGCCAGACCATAGTGCCCGGCACGGATGGCTTCATCGAAGGCCAGCTCCGGGAGCTAGGGCTCACCTTCCAGCTCCACAAGGACGTGCCCCTGGCCATCTCGAAGAACATCGAGAGCGCGCTCGTAGCCGCCTTCGCGCCGCTAGGCATCAACGACTGGAACTCCATCTTCTGGGTGGCTCACCCTGGCGGGCCGACGATCCTAGACATGGTGGAGGCGGAGGCCAATCTCGACAAGAAGCGGATGCATGCCACCCGGCACGTCCTCTCCGAGTACGGCAACATGtccagcgcgtgcgtcctcttcatTTTGGACGAGATGCGTAAGCGCTCGGCCGAGGAAGGGCAAACCACCACCGGGGAGGGCTTGGAGTGGGGCGTGCTCTTCGGCTTCGGCCCTGGCCTCACCATCGAGACCGTCGTGCTCCACAACGTCCCCATCACTGCCCCATGA